The sequence ctactttctacccaattttcTGATACAACAAGAAAAAGACTCCTAAACCTAACTTGTCAATgccatagtttggaaattgaattgaagggactcctcaaccttctatctAATTCtccgatgcaacaagagagggactccttaacctcaattgtccacatcATGGTTTCATCATGAAACCAAAAAGGAGTTTTTAAACCTCTAAATCATCCTCTGTTATAATTACCTTAGtttatgaggtatttataacctcttattaggttaaaatataGAAAACCCTAAGTCCACAAACATAAGACGcaatctaataattaaataaataaaattaaaatacatcaaaattaaattaaaatattctaaaaatataaattaatatcttctaataacacttgaactcttcatatcacgaacatttgaaacatgtatcattctcctcctcttcaaaaaAGATTTGTTCTCGAATCTTGTAGGTGAAAAAATAGTATATAAAAAAGACAATAATTACAAGaaagataatttctttttttctttgtcttattttctttctccttttgtatatttttctatttttttactttttttcactgtatatttttttaaataataaaatcaacaataatgaaatGCAAACAAAAAaagaactcaagaacataaaGAAAGACGTGACAAACTTTGaactttttttttatgataaaagaagaacaaatatagattaataagaattaatctaatacATACTTGggctctgataccaaatgataaataaataaaagataacaaGAAGATAAAgattcaaactgaataaaaaaagatacattgaaattgaaatagaaacaaaaaggatAGATTGAACTTGAGTACAGAAAGAATTACTCTACTCTCTACCCGATTTCTTGACGCAataagaaagggactcctcaacctaacttgtcaacgctataatttgaaaattgaatcgaagggactcctcaaccttctattcAATTCCCggatgcaacaagagagggactcctcaacttCAATTGTCCACATCATAGTTTCATTACGAAACCAAAAAGGAGTTTTtaaacctctaaatcattctCTATTAGACTACTCTAGtttatgaggtatttataacattttattagattaaaatatagaaaatcctagatcCATAAACATAAGACCCAATCTATtacttaaataaacaaaattaaaatacatcaaattaaattaaaatattctaaaattttaaattaatatattcaaaataacacttgaactcttcgtatcacgaacatttgaagcacgtatcattttcctcatcttcaaaaaagATTCGTTTTCGAATCTTGTAGGTGGAAAAATAGTGTATAAAAAGGACAATAATTAcaagaaatatatttttttgtcttattttctttctctttttgtatatttttctattttttttgcactatatacttttttttaaacaataaaatcaacaataatgaaaggcAAATGAAAAACaagaactcaagaacataaaGAAAGACGTGATAGACAttgaactctttttttttatgataaaagaagaacaaatatagattaataagaattaatctaatacgtgagctctgataccaaatgataaataaataaaaaataacaagaagataatgattcaaactgaataaaagaagatacattgaaattgaaatagaaacaaaaaggatAGATTGAACTTGAGTACAGAAAGAATTACTCTACtctctacccaatttcttgacgtaACAAGAAAGGGACTTCTCAATCTAACTTGTCAATgccatagtttggaaattgaatcgaagggactcctcaacctgcTACTCAATTCCCTCAtacaacaagagagggactcctcaacttCAATTGTCTACatcatggtttcatcacgaaaccaaaaagggatttttaaacctctaaatcattctCTATTACGACTACCCTAGTTTATGAGGTATTTATAATCTCTTATCAGGTTAAAAtatagaaaaccctaaacccaCAAACATAAgacccaatctagtaattaaataaataaaatcaaaatatatcaaattaaattaaaacattctaaaaatgtaaattaatattttttaaataacacttgaactcttcatataatgaacatttgaagcacgtatcacaACTCCTCCAAGTAGTTCCAAAACCTCCTTCTATTAGCTAGGTGCGAACTTCCATATACAGCTATAAACCACCAAGTATTATCTGAATTTATGATTCTCATGTGTATAAGCTGATCTTGAATAGAGATAGGTTCAACATTCCAAAAAGCTTTATTCCAAAAACACCAAATGTCGCCAGCAAAGCCAACAGCTTCACTGATGCACCAAGAGTCAAAGCCTAGtcttttaataatattttcaGCCTTGTGTCTTGATACATGAGTTTCCAAAAGCACAAATAAATTAGCATTGTATCTATAAGTCAtatctttaataataataaaaaatcctCTAGAGGCAGTTCCTCTACAATTTCAAATAATAAAATTCATTAAAACAAACAAAGAGAAAGAGTTCAGAGTTCTCCTGATGGTGCAGGTAATCAAGCCTCCATTAGCTTTGGGCTTGAGGGAGATTCATCTCTATCCTCATACCAATCCTTGATGACCATATCTTCTGACACAGAGCTCTGCTGTTTGTCTCCTAGATCGATTGCGTTATTGGCTGCACTGCTGCCTCCATGTTCTGTATCCTATCCTCCTATGAATCTCGATATAATTGACATTGTGGCATGGTCCCTGATACCAGAGGAAGAGATGTGTCTTCTATTGTTATGTTCTTTGGCTAATTTCTTTTGGAGTAAACTAAAGCTTCTCCAGTAATTCTGGTGgctatttttctgtttctctttATTATGTGTATGCTCCATGATATCTACTTGGTTCTGATTATTTGGCTTCTCATGGTTTTGAGTGATGCTTGATTTGTTTTGGTGTTGATTTTGGTTGGGACTTTTTTCTTTCCTATGTCCTGGGTTTTCGCCTTCAAATTTGAGGTGGCTGTCTTACTTTTTGGATGACTCTTTTGGACTTGCAGTCTATGGTTATGCTTGTAAGCATTATTGTCATGTTTTCCTTGATCTTGCACGTTTGCCTTGATTGGATTCTGATTATTTCCATTTCTGTCTGCAATCTTTTCTTGCATGCTCTCATTATTGTCATCAAAAGTTTCCTATGATAAGACTTGAAATTTGGAACtataaaaatttttcttttttgctttCGCAGATTTTTCCATTCTGATTTTACTCCTTCTAGGATTTCGTTTGACAAGCATCCACGGTCCAAAAGGATTCTCATTAATGGTGAGTTTGTTATTTTTTCTTTCCTCGTTAATAGTAGGATTATTACTTTCCTTTACTGTTGATTCTTGTGCCTCAACCTGTAATCCCTGATTTTGTACTATAATATCCTCCTTCCCATTAAGGATTTTCGTTTCTGGTGATCCCATTAGGTTATCGTATTTTCGTCTTCTCCTCCGTGTTTTGGCATCTGGCCACTGTCCGTGACTGTCTGAAACCCTTGTTTGAGCATTTTTTCCACAAATTCTGGGCATTTTCATCCTATGTCCGTATCGCCCACACTTAAAACATATTTGATGGAGCCCTTCGTATTCGAGCTTGAATCCTTTCTTCAGAGCCGTGAAAGAAGGTACAATTTGCTTCCTTAGATCAATTTTCACATATATGCGAGCGAATTTTTCTCTAAAATGTATCGATGTAAGCTCATCAATCTTCAACATTGTACCTAAGTCTTTTTCTATCTTCTAAAGAAAGTATTTATTGTAGAGTTCCGCTGGAAGATTTGGAATTCTGACCCAGACAGCTACTTTGCATATATCTATACCTTGTGGCATAAATAGGGGTCTCCAACACTGTACTAGGAGGTAGTGATTCGCTATCATCCAAGGTCTCTCGAAGAGGGCATACGAGTAGTCTTCTTAGTTAGAGAAACGAATCAAGAAGTTCTTTTCAAGATCCATGACTCGAACCACATCTTTCCTAACCCACTTTTTGAGAATCCATCTCTCCATAGCTTGGAGGTTAAGGCTTTTACCAAGGGGTTTCACTATCAGTGATAGTTTTCATGGTCTGCACCAATCATCATACTCCTCCAAAGTGACTTCAATCGTTGGTTTGGGATTGAAGGGAGTCTCCAAATTTTTCTTGGCTTCCAAGGAGTCTTGATTCAACATGTACTCCTCTGCAACCATTTCAATTATTTCTTTTGGGTCGAGATTGTCAAAACAATTGCCAATCACCATATCTCAGTAGGATCTCTTTTGCCTTATGTTTTCTCCACCAATATTCCCTTCCTGAGCCTCCATCAGATTGGGGAGAGGATTGGTTTCTGTCTCCACAACGTTATTAATGGCATCTTCCATTATTTCTTCTGTCTGTTCCTGATTTTTCATCCCGTCTATTTTTACCTTCTTAGTGCTCATAGCCACCAGGTCTTTCTCTTTGGGAGATTTCTTTCAGTATCGTTTAAGACGGTTTCAAAACTCATaggaaaacaaattttttttagcGTACTTAAAAAAAGCAGTGCATGTTTGTTAAAAGCCCTAAAGTACTTTTGTTAAAAGTATCTATTTAAAAAgcatttttaatagaaaaaatgcTAACTCATAAAGCATTCACTATACAAAAAGCTCTGAAGTAGAACATGACTGTTATACCTTTTTTCTTGACTATGTAAAAAGTTCCACCATCATTTATGTCTTGATAGGAGAGACTTTTCTTTTATTGTATTTGTTGTTATTAGATTTAGTATTTAGAGTCTAGatataaatactttttttttattttattaaaatttattatttattatttaaaatttaaagtttaacatttaatttttaatatttaaaattagttaaatattagcagaaataataaatttaattgatcactttaatattaataatatgcaAACTAAAAACAATATTTGATAGTGATACTTAAAAAATTATGGGCCGTCGGCCGTCCCATGACTCACGTGCCTCTTAACTCTTAAGGTTAATATTCGATCATTAATGATAGTGATACCCATACTTATCTAGTTGTCTATAAAATGATGGTTGATACTTGATAGTTGTCTTATTAATACATGGGAATGTTTATGGTGGAGAAACTTGTATCTGGTCTTTTAAGAACTGCGTAGAAATATTTTAATTGTGTGGTGGAAGTTGGTTTCGTATATGAAATATTGTTTGTGTTATATGTGATCTATAAATTAATGTAATTGTAAACTAAAATTAATATTGGTTAGATTGGAATATTGATAAATGGGGTTAAAAGTTTATTAGATTTTAGTAGAAATTGTCATGCCTAATGAATGAGGTTAAAGGTTTATTGAGTTTTAGTAGGTATTTTTTTAacagattttttttatatagagaTTTATTTcatctattttttaaattttttatttttattggatgATTAAATGGTAGTTGTTTGAAGTATATATTTATTCATTGataaaaaagtatatttttattcgactaaaaaaagaaatatatatttaCAATTAagaaaattaagctatttatctggaaagctctccatggcTGGTTTTcggtgcttgctcagattcatcaccgcatcccatctatatcaccaatatgcccctgctgtcatgaagcaaccaaaacagtcactcattgtttgatcgattgctctagaattaaagatgtatggtctcatagttatcttcgtgactgtcttccccctcagagtcctaatgacttttggacatggtggattgcatcaacagagatgcttaacccgttgaaaaatgctgaccgtaatcctcaattacttgccaccatttgctggaactgctggaaagctcgcaacaagttgatttttgaaagttctacttcaatgccgtctgccattctagcaagctctgtcaagttgctccgtgaaattcaaagaactcccagtttaggtcatcatctccatgaggcaagctcttagttgcattcaatttgatttatcattctttcttctttaagttttttttttcgtttttcgaCCACGCACCGTTGGATGAATCCTCACTTTTCATTATGCTGTCCtgcttttggacatctttgtatttcatttttcaataattaatgaaatataacctactatctttggaaaaaaaaaaagaaatatatatttacaattaagaataaaaaattttcagtcccaaaaaaaaaaaaataaaaaaattctatatccaaaaaaaaaatagaaaaatattttttaattcatttattattttaataataaccGTGAAGTTACAAATGTAATATCCTCTCTTTAATGAAAAAACGAGGTTACTATTTAAGAAAAATTGAACTATTAGAATAGATCAATAAAACCAATTTTCGTCACCGTAAATTGTATGATATTTTGTAGTGTTATTAGTTCTTTGTGCTTTAATTCTCGAGTAAATAAAGAATGAAGTAATAgtgaataataaattattaattaattttatttcgaTGAAACAAAATACTAATTGTAAGAAGAAAATGAATTCTTTAAAAATCTGAATTAAAAGCCGCTCCAAATATATTAGCTAAATAGATagatatacaaaataaaaaaaaataatgatcaTGGGATGACTATAAAGTTAACTTGGATGTCTTATGTTGGTAGGTAATGGTCTTACCCGGATACGTTAAAGGAGCATTTTTTAAGCTGGACTGAGTTACATACTAGAAAGGAGGAGTGCAAGAGGTGAATAGTGTGTTTTTGTGCTATAATTTGGAACATATGGTTAGAAAGGAATAGAAGAATTTTCCAGAATAAAGGTAGTAGGATTGAGGAGATAATCAACATGTGCTTTATGACAGGGAGTGGATTGGTGTAgatcccttttgttgttgatagctatgccggagatgacaatGGGATATCCTTATTCTTAATTAGGTGGTAGTCTTCcttgttcatttattttatttgttcttatGGTAAGACGTCTTTATGCTCCACTTGTAGTGTTGagctttctttcaaaaaaaaaaaaaaaaggttaactTATATAATCAAATTTGCTCTAATTACTACAGTTTAATATTTATGAATTATTGGCCTTTAtatttttggatatttttatttattgtctGGTCCTTCAAAGTccgaattatattttttttcacctAAAAAAGTTCCTTAATTCATTCATTCTTTTGTACCTTGAGAATAAAATAACAATTAATTACCAAATGTTTTGAAAACAGTAGAACACATATAAAAGAGTAAACAGATAAATTTTTAATTCTTCCAATGTCTTTTAACTATTCAATATGCTAAAAAGTTTATATATAATATTCTTAACAAGTGTTCTAGCtaacaagatttataaaataaaaataaagttacaAAGTTAACCTTTCTAGTTTTTAAGAAGGAGGGTNNNNNNNNNNNNNNNNNNNNNNNNNNNNNNNNNNNNNNNNNNNNNNNNNNNNNNNNNNNNNNNNNNNNNNNNNNNNNNNNNNNNNNNNNNNNNNNNNNNNNNNNNNNNNNNNNNNNNNNNNNNNNNNNNNNNNNNNNNNNNNNNNNNNNCAATTTAAattgagataaaaaaaatttattaatttgtgTATTGAGTCTCATCTTTGTAATAAAAGATGGCAAAAACCATATTTGTATAATGTTTGGTGACTGTTGTATGATGAAACGAGGTATGTTTAATGTCTAACTGTCTGTGCTTATAAAGTGGTATCTTATCATAGTAATTcacattttaaaatattattgattcaccgtaaaataaataaaaaattaagaaattaataattttCATACCATTGGATATGGATTAGTAACAATTAAATTTGTTTTCACGTGATTAATAAATCAATGAAATTAAACATATAAGGGATGTGATTTTAATATTGAGAAGACTCAACATGCTATCTGTAAAGGCCAaaaagtaatagctcaaatggcataatctccccactataataatataaaaaatagaaaagatacaCTACAATAATATTTAATCATGGTTTATAGTTTATCAAAGAATCAAAGAGTAAAAATATTACATAGAAAGCAAAAAAATAAATGTATTACTGTAAAGCTATCTAANNNNNNNNNNNNNNNNNNNNNNNNNATATAATAGATAATATAATATAGtaattttagtttaaaaatatGAATTACTATCTTGATTTTATCTTATAAAAGATgtttcataaaaaattaaataaaaaattaggtaatttaaattagttaattttatttaattaatataattgattaattaatctatttaataaaaaataaataaaaaaattaagttaTGTAATTTTAGATAAGTTTGTcgttgtaaaaaaaattattttttcaaattgaAATCATATCTGAAGAGGCAAAAGTCATTTTTTAAAAGGATCATTttatcaaaattatttttttttaacaggCCAAAATAACAATTCAGtcattaatatatatttatattttcttttgaaaataagcattttttattttctaagcttATCAAGAACTTAATGTATTTAGACAAGTTCTTTAGATGAATCAACATAGCAAAAGATATTAATTTTGGAATCAacctaaaaaaagaaaaaatattcatTTTGAGAAAGAAGCAGCAAGAAGAGCAAGTATAAAAAAGTGAGAGGGAAATGGATAAAGGGTAGGTTTCAACTAAGGGCAGTATTGGTTGTTGTTGGAAGATGAGTAGAAGTAGAAGCAGAAGCAGGTGTTGGTTAGTTGGGATCTTGATCTTGGTAGTGAGAGTGTTGGGAGGAAATGGGTACCCATCTGAGGATCTGGTGGTCAACCTTCCTGGACAACCCAAAGTTGACTTCAACCAATATGCTGGCTATGTTGATATTGATTCCAACCATGGAAGAAGCCTCTTCTACTATTTTGTTGAAGCTGCTTTTCATCCTCACAATAAGCCCCTCACTCTTTGGCTCAATGGAGGTTGCATTGCTActcctctctttttcttttcttatttttgtcttatcttcttctctcttctttgcttcactttattttattttaaattacttTTGTGGTATCTAACTATCTATCTTGTGAGTTGAATAAAATAtcttgtttgattccattctgtGCACCTTTCACGGATCCCGTTGGTTAATCACTTGAGGACAAAAGCTTTCTCCAAACTCAGTTTtattatttctttatttctttattcaAACATGTCCCAACTTATCCCATCATAAAACTTATACACAGAtatcttcatatattttttttttgttgaaatgTTTTATGTATTCATTTGTattatcttttttaattattaaaatttgattttcttttttggTATGACTATTAACTAATATATGGTCGATCGGAATATCAaatactttacattaattcatttCTTAGATTTCAAGTCCCCACATATAAAAAACCAAAGATTGTTGCGTAACTGATTTTttgtgtacacgtagcataattgATTGTTGTTACACTTCAAGTATTGTATTTGAAATTATGTCTATTATGTCTTAAGGAGTGTTCTTACACTATGCATAATACATGAAATCATTTCAGCTAAGTTTTCATCATCCTTTTTGGTTCAGGTCCAGGGTGTTCTTCCATTGGAGGAGGTGCATTTACTGAATTGGGACCCTTTTTTCCTAAAGGAGATGGACGTGGTCTAAGAAGAAATTCTAAGTCATGGAACAAAGGTATCAACATATAGAACAAAAGTAGTGTCTTAGTTTATGATAATGGAGATTTTCTGTCTACATTGATTGGTGATATTAAATTTTTGATAATCATAGCATCCAACCTTCTGTTTGTGGAGTCTCCTGCTGGAGTTGGTTGGTCATACTCAAATACAACTTCAGATTATAATGCTGGGGATGCGTCCACCGGTAAGGAGTTGCCTGTTTCAAATTCTTCGATTTCGTCTAATATTCTTAATACTCTTGTTTGAAATAAATGTTTAATTTAAAGATTAGAACTGTGTCACATGATTTCTTGATTTTGCAGCCAATGATATGTATTTGTTCATGCTGAAATGGTACGAGAAGTTCCCATCATACAGATCAAGAGAGCTGTTCCTCACAGGAGAAAGCTATGCAGGTTCTGGATATTGTTTTATTCAACTGATAAAAGCACTTAAAATTTTCTTTGcagttctttttttctttcttaatgtATTTCTGACTTCACACATCTTCAAGGGTGTCCAAGGATGATATACAAATAAAATTAGAGTTTAATTACTATGCAACTGATAATTTGAAAAGAGATTTCATATATCTAATCTTTTCACTCCAGAACAATTTATCATCCTATCACGAAACCATCTCCTTTAAAAGTTTAAGCTATTAGGTAGAGGGATACAATTCCCTCATGCAATGCAAGAGACTCTCTTTCGGCTTGAAGCATGGATTATGATGCACTAGTCCATTTTTTGCCCTGTgctgaaattttatttttattgagaaaAATAGAGTAACAAGGATTGAGTTCTAGAATTTTTGGTCATAAAAGCTCTGATACATAAGGTACACGAATGGTTATATATCTAACAAATGAGATAATTGTATTTATAAGAATTTAGAGATAAAGGGCCTCCAAGTTTTCGTGTTCTTATATTGTTTCCGGTTTCCTGTTGCCTTAGTCTCATGATAAATCTGATAATCTTCCACAGGACACTACATACCACAGTTAACTAATGCTCTACTGGATCATAATGCTCGTTCAACTGGTTTCAAATTCAACATTAAAGGGGTTGCTGTAAGATTCAATTCATTTGATACATCTTTACTCTTTAGGCATAATTTCAGGACAAGTTTTTGTTCATCTTACTTTTGCTTGTTAGATTGGAAACCCACTTCTAAGACTTGATCGCGATATACCAGCAACATACGAATACTTTTGGTCCCATGGAATGATTTCTGATGAAGTTGGACTTGCTATTATGAATGATTGCGACTTCGATGATTATGTGTATGAAAATCCTCACAATGTTTCTCATTCATGCACCAACGCCATACGCGAAGCGAATAGTATAGTGGGAGATTATATAAATGAATATGATGTGATTCTTGATGTTTGTTATCCATCCATTGTGGAACAAGAGTTGAGATTGAAAAAAATGGTATGCTTCTCTTCTGTCTCTATCAtaatagtttaattttaatgagttcataaaataattttcttgaaTGTGCATCTTTTTGGTCCAAAGAGTTTTCTTAGGCATATTATCTCTAATTCCATGTCATGAACTTTCTCTCTCGAAAGCGCAAACTATTGGACAGAAATATGAATGATTTTATCTCTAATATTAAACTAATCGTGGCTGTGCACAAACGCAGGCTACGAAAATAAGTGTAGGTGTTGATGTCTGTATGAGTTTCGAAAGGCGATTTTACTTCAACCTTCCTGAGGTTCAGAAGGCCCTCCATGCGAATCGCACCAAACTTCCTTATAGCTGGTCCATGTGTAGTCAGTGAGTAACACATACTTCAGCATAACTACTTCTTTATTTCCTTGTctcaaatagaaaagaaaagcaaCTATCTACGTGTTCTGTATTCaccaaaatacaaaatacacattgaaaataaattaaacaacatatgtatttatatacaaatatatggtAGCTAATTTGCTGGCTGATTTTTTGTGCGTACATAGTATTTTtgatgtgtgtgtatgtgtgcaGAGTTCTAAACTATAGTGAAACTGATGGTAACATCAACATCCTTCCAATTCTCAAAAGGATAGTTCAAAACCATATCCCAATATGGATTTTCAGGTAGATTTAATTCAAAATGCTCTTGTTATGCATGCATTTTTTGTGTTCATGAAAAGTTTGATTATTCTACTATAAAACTGTTTGATTACTTTGATGTGCAATGTTTTATTGTTTTGATAGTTGATTTCTCTATTGGAAACTATAAACATGcataaacatatataaatatgtaaTTTTCTGACTGTTATTATAAATTGTAGAGATAATTGTTTTTTAATTGTGATTTAATTGTTCGCCAACAAGCTAtcactcaaatgacatagtctctcgaTACTCATCTAGAGATTGCGGGTTCGAGTttccctatctttggtaaaaaaaaaaaaatttggtctaATTGTTGATGGTCAAATGATGACAGTGGCGACCAAGATTCGGTTGTGCCGTTGTTGGGATCTCGAATGCTAATTCGTGAGCTAGCTCACGAATTACACCTGAAGGTTACAGTTCCTTATGGAGCTTGGTTCCACAAAGGCCAGGTATGTAAGctgtttctttttcagtttcaaGCATTTCATAAGCCATATGCATATGGCGCCAAAGTTAGTTAGTAGAAGTTAAGTGTTAGCTATGTTATTCTATTAGCATTCAAATCTCTCCTCAACAAATATTGTGTTTCATTATATTagacagaaattaaaataagaatattttaaaGAGGTCAAATGGGAATATTAGAAGAAAAAAGTGACATTTTGGGAATGTAATTTCATTAGTAATGCCAAGGAACCAATTTTTTCAGCTAATATcagtcaaattttttaaaattattttgtttattttaaattctaaattctaattgataaatctttaattctagacaataaattataaaccctaaagaaaagttggttaattttaattaactaaAAGTTGATTTCTTATACCTTCTCTTTCAGTAAGTCAAATACCTCTATCAATCAAAGTATCAAGCGTCATTTATCCCCCTTTCCCCTTCTCTACTGCCTTGGGACATTAACCAAATGCACTCCAAAATTTTGTGTATTtaatttgcatttttattttctgttatgttttttttttggaattttgataaaaaagagaaaacatgatttttattttttaaactattttttctttgagaaaaggacaaataggtctctgACTTTTTGCCtcgcggacatttttgtccctgactattgaaaaatacttttaagttcctgaccttcacaaaacttggacggatcagtccctgacggagacatttggacggatcagtccctggcGAAgtcatttggacggagggactgatccgtccaagttttgtgaaggtcagggacttaaaagtatttttcaatggttaagGACAAAAATGTTCGCGGGACAAAAggtcaaggacctatttgtccttttctctttttttttctttcactaaatcttaaaaataaaaaatattaaaaataaaaatagaaaataaaaacgcaAACTAAAGTCATTTGTTTTTAGCTTATCTCTTTTCAAAACATATCTACTCTTTCTCATATATTGACTCGACTCAGTCCATTTGCTATGGAAAAAAAGTGAGTAGAAAAAACATTTTGTATTTGGGCATGAAAGAAGATTTGATTGGTGTGATGGTGTTGGGTTGAATATAGGTTGGAGGTTGGGTGACAGAATATGGGAATTCGTTGACTTTTGCAACTGTAAGAGGAGCTGCTCACATGGTTCCTTACTCACA is a genomic window of Arachis ipaensis cultivar K30076 chromosome B06, Araip1.1, whole genome shotgun sequence containing:
- the LOC107605245 gene encoding serine carboxypeptidase-like 42 — translated: MSRSRSRSRCWLVGILILVVRVLGGNGYPSEDLVVNLPGQPKVDFNQYAGYVDIDSNHGRSLFYYFVEAAFHPHNKPLTLWLNGGPGCSSIGGGAFTELGPFFPKGDGRGLRRNSKSWNKASNLLFVESPAGVGWSYSNTTSDYNAGDASTANDMYLFMLKWYEKFPSYRSRELFLTGESYAGHYIPQLTNALLDHNARSTGFKFNIKGVAIGNPLLRLDRDIPATYEYFWSHGMISDEVGLAIMNDCDFDDYVYENPHNVSHSCTNAIREANSIVGDYINEYDVILDVCYPSIVEQELRLKKMATKISVGVDVCMSFERRFYFNLPEVQKALHANRTKLPYSWSMCSQVLNYSETDGNINILPILKRIVQNHIPIWIFSGDQDSVVPLLGSRMLIRELAHELHLKVTVPYGAWFHKGQVGGWVTEYGNSLTFATVRGAAHMVPYSQPSRALHLFTSFLRATRLPNTTGPSILH